TCCATCGCATATCCTGACCTCTATCACCCTTAGGGAAGTCAGTGGGAGTGGTGACCACCACACGGGTGCAGCACGCCTCGCCAGCTGGCGCCTACGCCCACACGGTGAACCGCAGCTGGTACTCGGACGCCAACATGCCTTGCTCGGCCCGCCGGGAGGGCTGCAAGGACATCGCCACGCAGCTCATCTCCAACATGGACATTGATGTGTGACCCCAGGGCCAAGGGCTGGGGTTGGGCAGAAAGTAGCAGGGAGGGGGCACCAGCTCAGACCCAGGCAACCAAAAGCCTTATCCAGGCCAGCAGGGTctggaggtggggttgggggcgTAGAAGGTGAAACCCTGGTGGGGCCATTCCCATAGCCTTGGGGAGGGGAGTCGGGCTGTGCATGAGGAAGTGGCACAGGGCCAGCCAGGTCCCCAAACCCACCTGCCCCATCCTCTGTTCCCAGGTGATCCTAGGTGGAGGCCGAAAGTACATGTTTCCCATGGGGACCCCAGACCCTGAGTACCCAGATGACTACAGCCAAGGTGGGACCAGGCTGGATGGGAAGAATCTGGTGCAGGAATGGCTGGCGAAGCACCAGGTGATGGGGGCTGGCGGGTGCAGGGGGCACAGCAGGGGGAGGGCAGAGGTGTGGGGCTCGGGGCTGTGGGCTGAGGCCtggctctctccctccccacagggTGCCCGGTATGTGTGGAACCGCACTGAGCTCATGCAGGCGTCCCTAGACCCGTCTGTGACCCATCTCATGGGTAATGACCCCCTTCCTGCCCTGGCATCCCTCAGATGGCCTCAGATGGCACCTTCTGAGCCTGCGTGCACATCCGCCAgcaccctcccacccccagcctgccAGTCACCACGGGACCCCTTGTCCCACAGGTCTCTTTGAGCCCGGAGACATGAAATACGAGATCCACCGAGACTCCACACTGGACCCCTCCCTGATGGAGATGACGGAGGCTGCCCTGCGCCTGCTGAGCAGGAACCCCCGCGGCTTCTTCCTCTTCGTGGAGGGTGCGTGGTGGCCCCTGcggagtgggggttgggggtgggggttggagcAGGGCAGGTTCAGCATCTCCCCACTCTGGCCTTCCTGCAGGCGGTCGCATCGACCATGGCCATCATGAAAGCAGGGCTTACCGGGCACTGACTGAGACGATCATGTTCGACGACGCCATTGAGAGGGCGGGCCAGCTCACCAGCGAGGAGGACACGCTGAGCCTCGTCACTGCTGACCACTCCCACGTCTTCTCCTTCGGAGGCTACCCCCTGCGAGGGAGCTCCATCTTCGGTAGGCCTGGGGAGAGTGGCAGGTGCTACTGCATCAATTAAGTGGGTGAaatctgagcctcagtctcctcctctgGCAAATGGGAGTAATGCTGGCACCAGCCCTGTAGGGTCTCCTGAGGACTAAGCCCCTGACCAGGCAAAAAGTGGCGGTGCCTAGCACGTGGGAGGCACTCCACAGCTGTGTTCAGCTCAACCACAGGTACCCCTCTCTCTGCAGGGCTGGCCCCTGGCAAGGCCCGGGACAGGAAGGCCTACACGGTCCTCCTCTACGGAAACGGTCCGGGCTATGTGCTCAAGGACGGCGCCCGGCCGGATGTTACCGAGAGCGAGAGCGGTGAGTGCCGCGGGGTGGCCCCTGAGGGGGACCAGGGTGCCAAGGATGGGGGGCTGGCGGGAAGGGGTCACCTCCTGTCTGCCTGGAACTGAACCCTCCTAACGAAACTGAACCCTCCTACCAGAGAGCCCCGAGTATCGGCAGCAGTCAGCAGTGCCCCTGGATGAAGAGACCCACGCAGGCGAGGACGTGGCGGTGTTCGCGCGCGGCCCGCAGGCGCACCTGGTTCACGGCGTGCAGGAGCAGACCTTTGTAGCGCACGTCATGGCCTTCGCCGCCTGCCTGGAGCCCTACACGGCCTGCGACCTGGCGCCCCACGCCGGCACCACCGACGCCGCGCACCCGGGGTCGTCCTCGGTCCCCGCTTCGCTGCCTCTGCTGGCCGGGACCCTGCTGCTGCCGGAGACGGCCACTGCTCCCTGAGTGTCCCGTCCCTGGGGCTCCTGCTTCCCCATCCCGGAGTTCTCTTGCTCCCCACCTCCTGTCGTCCTGCCCGGCCTCCACCCCCGAGTCGTCATCCCCGGAGTCCCTATACAGATGTCCTGCCATGGAACCTTCACCTCCCCGTGCGCTCTGGGGACTGAGCCCATGACACCAAACCTGCCCCTTGGCTGCTCTCGGACTCCCTGCCCCAACCCCAGGGACTGCAGGTTGTGCCTTGTGGCTGCCTGCACCTCAGGAAAGGAGGGGGCTCAGGCCATCCAGCCCCCACCTACAGCCCAGTGGGTACCAGGCTGGCTCCCTTTCTGGGGAAAAGAAGCACCCAGACCCCGCGCCCTGCTGATTTTTGCTTCAGTCCTTGAATCACTTGTGGGACTTGAGGACTCGGGATCTTCAGGACGCCTGGAGAAAGGTGGCTTCCTGCCACCCTGCTGGCCAAGGAGGCTCCTGGGGTGGGGATCCCCAGGGGGATTTTGACACAGCCTTCGGCTGCCCCCCACTAAGCTAATTCCACACCCCTGTACCCGCCCAAGGGGCCCTCTGCCTCATGGCAGAGGCTTGCCCCAAATCACAACTTCTCAGATGTTCCATACCCCCAAATGCCAATTTCAGCACCCAACTGAAATCCGAGGAGCTCCTGGGAAGCCCTGGGTGCAGAGCAGAAGTCAAGAGCCAAAGGTCCCTCCCCAGACATCAGGACACTGGGCATAGATTTCTCAACAAGGAAGACTCCCCTGCCTCACCAGGGCCTCTGctgtcctgggagacagagcaataaTAAAAGGaagtgtttgtaatcccagcactttgggaggccgaggtggccggatcacgaggtcaggagatggaggccatcctggctaacacggtgaaaccccttatctatgcgcctgtagtcccagctacccaggaggctgaagcaggagaatcgcttgaacctgggcggtggaggttgcagtgagccgaggtcatgccactgcactccagcctgggcgacagagcgagattccgcctcaaaaataaataaataaatttaaaaaataaataaataataaaaggaagtGTTAGACAATGTAATGCCAGTACTACTTCCTAGGAGGAAAATCATGAGTGCCTGTGGGCACAGTGTCTGGAGGGGTGGATAATGCAGGCCAGGAGGGGCTGCTGAGGAGCAGATGATTGAGCAGGAGACCTAAAGAGAGTGGGGCTTGAGCAAGGCAGAACAGCAGTGCCAAGGCCCTGGGGCAGTGCCAGCAggtgctctgggaggccaagggctGGATCAGAGGGTGGGTGAGTAGAGGGGTAAATCTGAGGGGTCAAGAGGGTGGGGAGTGTTGGGGAGTGTGAAGTCTGAGTAAAGGGATGTGGTTGGAGGTCTTTGAAGAGGGCTGTGACCCGCCCTGCGTGGAAAATAAGTACTCTGGCTGCTGCCAGAAGGGTCTTGTCTTTTGggtggatggtggtggtggtagagggTAGTAGGTAGAGGTGAGAGCTGGGGAAGGAACTGACTCCAGTTGTTTCTGATCTCCATCCGAAAGCATTCGGGAGCACCCATCCCAACACAGCCATGCTTGGTGAGTACCACTTCTGCCCCAAAAGAAcattgaaaagaattttttttatttgaggcagagcctcactctgttgcccaggatggagtgcaatgaccttgtctcggctcactgcaacctctgtctcccaggttcaagccattctcctgcctcaccctcccaagtagctaggggttaacaagtgtgcaccacc
Above is a genomic segment from Pongo pygmaeus isolate AG05252 chromosome 11, NHGRI_mPonPyg2-v2.0_pri, whole genome shotgun sequence containing:
- the ALPP gene encoding alkaline phosphatase, placental type, producing the protein MRGPCVLLLLLLLCLKLQLSLCIIPVEEENPDFWNRQAAEALGAAKKLQPVQTAAKNLIIFLGDGMGVSTVTAARILKGQKKDKLGPEIPLAMDRFPYVALSKTYNVDKHVPDSAATATAYLCGVKGNFQTIGLSAAARFNQCNTTRGNEVISVMNRAKKAGKSVGVVTTTRVQHASPAGAYAHTVNRSWYSDANMPCSARREGCKDIATQLISNMDIDVILGGGRKYMFPMGTPDPEYPDDYSQGGTRLDGKNLVQEWLAKHQGARYVWNRTELMQASLDPSVTHLMGLFEPGDMKYEIHRDSTLDPSLMEMTEAALRLLSRNPRGFFLFVEGGRIDHGHHESRAYRALTETIMFDDAIERAGQLTSEEDTLSLVTADHSHVFSFGGYPLRGSSIFGLAPGKARDRKAYTVLLYGNGPGYVLKDGARPDVTESESESPEYRQQSAVPLDEETHAGEDVAVFARGPQAHLVHGVQEQTFVAHVMAFAACLEPYTACDLAPHAGTTDAAHPGSSSVPASLPLLAGTLLLPETATAP